The following proteins come from a genomic window of Andrena cerasifolii isolate SP2316 chromosome 6, iyAndCera1_principal, whole genome shotgun sequence:
- the LOC143370501 gene encoding uncharacterized protein LOC143370501 — translation MDEMSGGMRNMKEDLKEVRKENTDLIDLIRDMSNLKEKMEEKETRWTEERAKMEKRIAVLEETEESRRRKERKSIIIIKGLQIKDGVEEETRRFLKDKLRMEVEIDYIQETKTKNNNQLIKVKLADWENKLKIKANKKVLKGERIHIDDDLTPEQRERYRGK, via the coding sequence ATGGATGAAATGTCGGGTGGAATGAGAAATATGAAAGAGGATTTAAAAGAAGTAAGGAAGGAAAACACGGACCTAATAGATCTAATAAGAGACATgtcaaatttaaaagaaaagatgGAAGAGAAGGAAACAAGGTGGACAGAAGAAAGGGCGAAGATGGAGAAAAGAATAGCGGTATTGGAAGAAACCGAAGAAAGCagaagaaggaaggaaaggaaaagtattattattatcaaaggACTGCAAATAAAGGATGGAGTAGAAGAAGAAACTAGGAGATTTTTAAAGGATAAGCTAAGAATGGAAGTGGAAATAGACTATATACAAGAGACAAAAACAAAGAATAACAACCAATTAATAAAAGTCAAGCTAGCAGATTgggaaaataaactgaaaataaaagcaaataaaaagGTGCTAAAAGGTGAAAGAATACACATCGATGATGACTTAACACCAgagcagagagagagatacaGAGGGAAATAG